The following proteins are co-located in the Accipiter gentilis chromosome 27, bAccGen1.1, whole genome shotgun sequence genome:
- the TSHZ1 gene encoding teashirt homolog 1, with amino-acid sequence MPRRKQQAPRRSAAYVPEEELKAAEIDEDSVEDDGLSLDIQENEYLCNEEAEIKEAQSYQNSPVSTATNQDAGYGSPFSENSDQLAHFKSTSSKEEKEDPQCTDNVSYPQDSLAQIKAVYANLLSETCWSSLALDLKKSNPTTSNNGISQNENTTSTDTNANSQSTSTTSTNTSTSTTTSNTSNSNSNSGGSGYDWHQAALAKTLQQTSSYGLLPEPSLFSTVQLYRQNNKLYGSVFTGASKFRCKDCSAAYDTLVELTVHMNETGHYRDDNRDKEADKTKRWSKPRKRSLMEMEGKEDAQKVLKCMYCGHSFESLQDLSVHMIKTKHYQKVPLKEPVPAITKLVPSTKKRALQDLASPCSPEPTGITAEASLGESAKDQKTANPYVTPNNRYGYQNGASYTWQFEARKAQILKCMECGSSHDTLQQLTAHMMVTGHFLKVTNSASKKGKQLVLDPVVEEKIQSIPLPPTTHTRLPASNIKKQPDSPAGSTNSEEKKDLEKEKVVVSETEKKIKEENEDTTEKFEPTTLYQYLREEDLDDSPKGGIDILKSLENTVTTAISKAQNGAPSWGGYPSIHAAYQLPGTVKPLQPAVQSVQMQPSYASSVKSLSSEHNALIHSPGNLTPPPHKSNVSAMEELVEKVTGKINVKKEEKPSEKEKSSPVKPMSPAAKENKDLPKAEEINNKQQPKKSSETEVQKVKKDSPAEAHTPNGTEPLKTKVANGCNNLGIITDHSPEPSFINPLSALQSIMNTHLGKISKPVSPSLDPLAMLYKISNSMLDKPIYPTTPVKQADAIDRYYYENSDQPIDLTKSKNKPLVSSVADSASSPLRESALLDISDMVKNLTGRLTPKSSTPSTVSEKSDADGSSFEEALDELSPVHKRKGRQSNWNPQHLLILQAQFASSLRETPEGKYIMSDLGPQERVHISKFTGLSMTTISHWLANVKYQLRRTGGTKFLKNLDTGHPVFFCNDCASQFRTASTYISHLETHLGFSLKDLSKLPLNQIQEQQNVSKVLANKTLGSLGIAEEDLGSTFQCKLCNRTFASKHAVKLHLSKTHGKSPEDHLIYVTELEKQ; translated from the coding sequence CATATGTTCCTGAGGAGGAattgaaagcagcagaaatagaTGAAGACAGCGTGGAAGATGATGGGCTGTCTCTGGACATCCAGGAGAATGAGTATTTGTGCAATGAAGAAGCGGAGATCAAAGAGGCTCAAAGCTACCAGAACTCCCCAGTCAGCACTGCAACTAATCAGGATGCAGGCTATGGTTCGCCGTTTAGTGAAAACAGCGATCAGCTGGCCCATTTCAAAAGCACTTCctctaaagaagagaaagaggatcCTCAGTGCACAGACAATGTTTCCTATCCACAGGACAGCTTGGCACAAATAAAAGCTGTGTATGCAAATTTGCTTTCAGAGACTTGCTGGTCCAGTTTAGCTTTGGACTTAAAGAAATCCAATCCAACCACCAGCAACAATGGAATCAGCCAGAATGAGAACACCACCAGTACTGACACCAATGCCAATTCCCAGAGTACTAGTACTACCAGTACCAACACTAGTACCAGTACAACCACCAGTAATACTAGTAACAGTAATAGTAACAGTGGTGGCTCGGGTTACGACTGGCACCAAGCTGCATTAGCTAAAACTTTGCAGCAGACCTCATCGTACGGACTTCTCCCAGAGCCTAGTCTTTTCAGCACAGTACAGCTTTACCGGCAAAACAATAAACTTTATGGGTCTGTGTTCACCGGTGCTAGCAAGTTCCGATGCAAAGACTGCAGTGCAGCCTATGACACGCTGGTGGAGCTAACAGTGCACATGAATGAAACTGGACATTACCGTGATGACAACAGAGATAAAGAAGCTGATAAGACCAAACGGTGGTCAAAGCCTAGAAAACGATCACTTATGGAAATGGAAGGCAAAGAGGATGCCCAAAAAGTGCTGAAGTGCATGTACTGTGGGCATTCGTTTGAGTCTTTGCAAGACCTCAGCGTCCATATGATAAAAACAAAGCATTACCAGAAAGTGCCTCTGAAGGAGCCAGTACCAGCCATCACTAAATTGGTCCCTTCTACCAAAAAGCGAGCACTTCAGGACTTAGCTTCACCTTGTTCACCGGAGCCAACAGGGATCACTGCAGAAGCTTCACTGGGTGAGTCTGCAAAGGATCAGAAAACTGCCAACCCCTATGTGACTCCAAATAACCGCTATGGCTATCAAAATGGTGCTAGCTACACTTGGCAGTTTGAGGCACGCAAGGCCCAAATACTGAAATGCATGGAATGTGGCAGTTCCCATGACACTTTGCAGCAGCTCACTGCTCATATGATGGTCACTGGTCATTTCTTGAAGGTGACCAATTCTGCTTCCAAAAAAGGCAAACAGCTAGTCTTGGACCCTGTAGTGGAGGAGAAGATACAGTCTATACCTCTTCCACCCACCACCCACACAAGGCTACCAGCCTCCAACATTAAAAAGCAGCCTGATTCCCCAGCGGGCTCCACAAACTCAGAGGAGAAGAAAGACCTGGAGAAGGAAAAGGTGGTGGtcagtgaaacagagaaaaagattaaagaagAGAATGAGGACACTACAGAGAAATTTGAGCCAACAACTTTGTATCAGTACCTCAGAGAGGAGGACCTAGATGATAGTCCTAAAGGCGGAATAGACATATTGAAATCCCTGGAGAACACGGTGACAACAGCTATCAGCAAAGCTCAGAATGGAGCTCCTTCCTGGGGAGGATATCCCAGTATTCATGCAGCTTACCAGCTCCCGGGAACAGTCAAACCCCTTCAGCCTGCGGTGCAGAGTGTTCAAATGCAGCCGTCCTACGCCAGCAGTGTAAAATCACTGTCGTCAGAACACAATGCGCTCATCCATTCCCCAGGCAATCTCACacccccacctcacaagagcaATGTATCTGCTATGGAAGAACTAGTGGAGAAAGTTACAGGTAAAATCAatgtgaagaaggaagaaaagccttCGGAGAAAGAGAAGAGTTCGCCAGTCAAACCCATGTCACCTGCTGCTAAAGAAAACAAGGACTtgccaaaagcagaagaaataaataacaaacaGCAGCCGAAGAAGAGCTCTGAGACAGAAGTTCAGAAGGTCAAAAAGGATAGTCCAGCAGAAGCACATACGCCAAATGGTACAGAGCCACTTAAAACAAAGGTTGCAAATGGCTGTAACAATTTAGGAATCATCACAGATCATTCACCTGAGCCATCCTTCATTAATCCGTTGAGCGCTTTACAGTCCATTATGAATACTCACTTAGGCAAAATTTCTAAGCCGGTAAGCCCCTCTCTGGACCCTTTGGCCATGCTGTACAAAATTAGCAACAGCATGTTGGACAAACCCATTTACCCAACCACTCCGGTCAAGCAGGCTGATGCTATTGACCGGTATTACTATGAGAACAGTGATCAACCTATTGATCTAACAAAGTCCAAAAATAAACCTCTTGTTTCCAGTGTGGCTGACTCTGCCTCATCCCCGCTGAGGGAGAGCGCCCTGCTGGATATTTCTGATATGGTGAAGAACCTCACAGGGCGTTTGACACCCAAGTCTTCAACTCCATCTACAGTGTCAGAGAAGTCTGATGCTGATGGGAGCAGTTTTGAGGAAGCTTTGGATGAACTGTCACCAGTACACAAGAGGAAGGGCAGACAGTCCAACTGGAACCCTCAGCATCTTCTGATCCTTCAAGCCCAGTTTGCTTCCAGCTTGAGGGAGACCCCAGAAGGCAAATACATTATGTCGGACCTAGGTCCACAAGAGCGGGTACACATCTCTAAGTTTACTGGTCTTTCCATGACCACAATTAGCCACTGGCTGGCCAATGTGAAGTATCAGTTAAGGAGGACAGGTGGAACtaaatttttaaagaacttggACACAGGAcatcctgttttcttttgcaatgaTTGTGCCTCTCAGTTCAGGACTGCTTCTACATACATAAGTCACTTAGAGACACACCTAGGGTTTAGTTTGAAGGATCTGTCAAAGTTGCCACTTAATCAGATTCAAGAACAGCAGAATGTTTCAAAAGTCCTCGCAAACAAGACTTTGGGCTCACTTGGAATTGCCGAGGAGGATTTAGGCTCCACATTCCAATGTAAGCTCTGTAACCGAACTTTTGCAAGCAAGCATGCAGTCAAACTGCACCTTAGTAAAACACATGGCAAGTCCCCAGAGGACCATCTGATCTATGTAACTGAGTTAGAAAAACAATAG